One Pleurocapsa sp. PCC 7327 DNA segment encodes these proteins:
- a CDS encoding ATP-binding protein, whose product MSSLSLTLDAFIQPVPVGEPTTNLATALNMFQSDCRAQTIAIVNRRGLPLGAIRCRCLLSYILKHFGIESTAPSGSRASLKQLQSSLARIKLQSLMEPVTILPARMRVNELPSHLQERQQNLLDDSLYVLTDEKGKFVGLLDSCALLKSLLANSPEKRDKTARQPPFVLEEVFFQAIEQLPLPIMAYASGGRILYRNWHWREQIGEFFPIDEGSFCPLSLEPTKRAGAVLPVLSQGAITEPTPDLALDCLDDERYLAAQLSRRQLLEVMPELLTVEDSANSLPSFARSQNSKFSSRLEQPKTVGDRAWQFVKFPLQLQQSDRAENFPISFHSQTWLVIATEVTEHQRLCKELSAKNADLVQLNRLKDEFLACISHELKSPLTAVLGLSSLLKEQKLGELNQRQVRYAQLIYQSGRQLMDLVNDLLDLTRLETGQLQLNFAPVRIQTVCEQAYGAIEEQYKRKTEEPIAFSLEIEPGLETIIADELRLRQILIHLLDNAVKFTPAGKPIGLKVNRWENWIAFTVWDRGIGIPEEYQHLIFQKFQQLESPLTRQFEGTGLGLFLTQRLARAHGGDISFISKVGVGSQFTLLLPPNSTPEKGGETEGQQRHPLVLVVEAIPQAIEDLTEKLSGLGYRVAIARTGTEALEKARQLQPHAIFVNPSLPLLSGWDVLTLLKSNEQTKKIRVIVTATQSDKTKSKQYGANGFLSLPVELGALQEILNESENQPASKPKRLTILRLYPQLQTLSLGDSYSLGINSAIDLTLITQLPQLNHRILEADDLEQAEMLARVWKIDAVILDGTILGDPLDYLRLLGQCEQLSTLPLITLDAQTTEAANRVGNLSVFPCLIPAERHNCDRLLQVIQIAAQSKNQDYET is encoded by the coding sequence ATGTCTAGTCTTTCTCTCACTCTCGACGCTTTCATTCAGCCCGTTCCCGTTGGCGAACCAACGACCAATTTAGCGACGGCGCTGAATATGTTTCAGTCCGACTGTCGTGCCCAAACAATAGCGATCGTCAACCGAAGGGGATTGCCCCTGGGAGCCATACGCTGTCGTTGCTTGCTCTCCTATATCCTCAAGCACTTTGGGATCGAATCGACAGCGCCTTCAGGTTCTCGCGCCTCGCTCAAGCAACTGCAATCCTCGCTGGCTCGTATCAAGCTTCAGTCTCTCATGGAGCCAGTAACGATCTTACCAGCTCGGATGCGGGTAAATGAATTGCCTTCCCATCTGCAAGAGCGCCAGCAAAATCTCCTCGACGATTCACTTTATGTTTTGACAGACGAGAAGGGAAAGTTTGTCGGATTGCTCGATAGCTGCGCTCTGCTAAAATCCTTGCTAGCCAACAGCCCAGAGAAACGAGACAAAACGGCTCGCCAACCTCCATTCGTTTTAGAAGAGGTTTTCTTTCAAGCGATCGAACAACTTCCCTTACCCATAATGGCGTATGCTTCCGGCGGACGGATTCTGTACCGAAACTGGCACTGGCGCGAGCAAATTGGCGAGTTTTTTCCGATCGATGAAGGGAGTTTTTGTCCCCTAAGTTTAGAGCCTACGAAGAGAGCGGGCGCTGTTTTGCCAGTGCTTTCGCAAGGGGCAATCACCGAGCCAACTCCCGATCTGGCGCTCGATTGCCTCGATGACGAGCGCTATCTCGCTGCCCAACTTTCCCGCCGCCAATTGTTAGAAGTTATGCCAGAACTCCTGACAGTTGAAGATTCGGCTAATTCCCTCCCATCTTTCGCGCGATCGCAAAACTCCAAATTTTCATCGCGCCTGGAGCAACCCAAAACCGTCGGCGATCGCGCTTGGCAATTTGTCAAATTTCCCCTCCAGTTACAACAGAGCGATCGCGCAGAGAATTTCCCAATCTCTTTCCATTCGCAAACCTGGTTGGTAATCGCAACCGAGGTAACCGAACATCAGCGACTGTGCAAAGAATTATCCGCTAAAAATGCCGATCTCGTCCAATTAAATCGCCTCAAAGACGAGTTTTTAGCCTGTATCAGTCACGAACTCAAATCCCCTCTAACGGCTGTCTTGGGTTTGTCGAGCCTACTGAAAGAGCAGAAATTAGGAGAACTCAATCAACGACAAGTCCGCTACGCACAGCTCATCTATCAAAGCGGTCGTCAACTGATGGATCTGGTGAACGATTTGCTGGATTTGACTCGCTTGGAGACTGGACAGCTCCAACTCAACTTCGCACCAGTACGGATTCAAACCGTCTGCGAACAAGCCTACGGAGCGATTGAAGAACAATATAAAAGGAAAACAGAAGAGCCGATCGCATTTAGCCTAGAGATCGAACCGGGTTTAGAGACGATAATCGCTGACGAGCTAAGACTGCGCCAAATCTTAATTCACTTGCTCGATAATGCGGTTAAATTTACGCCGGCAGGCAAACCCATCGGTTTGAAGGTCAATCGCTGGGAAAATTGGATTGCTTTTACGGTTTGGGACAGGGGAATCGGGATTCCAGAAGAGTATCAGCACTTGATTTTCCAAAAATTCCAACAATTAGAAAGCCCCCTAACGCGCCAGTTTGAAGGCACGGGGTTGGGATTGTTTTTAACTCAGCGTTTGGCAAGAGCGCACGGCGGAGATATTTCGTTTATTTCTAAAGTCGGGGTTGGCAGCCAATTTACGCTCCTACTACCTCCGAATTCAACGCCTGAGAAAGGCGGCGAAACCGAAGGGCAGCAACGCCATCCCTTGGTTTTGGTCGTTGAAGCCATTCCGCAGGCGATCGAAGATTTGACCGAGAAATTGAGTGGATTGGGTTATCGAGTGGCGATCGCTCGCACGGGAACGGAAGCGTTAGAGAAAGCGCGTCAGTTACAACCCCATGCGATTTTCGTGAATCCTTCACTGCCTTTGCTGTCCGGTTGGGATGTCTTGACGTTACTCAAATCAAACGAACAAACCAAGAAAATTCGCGTCATCGTAACCGCAACTCAATCTGACAAAACAAAGAGCAAACAATATGGAGCCAATGGCTTTTTGTCTTTGCCAGTCGAGCTAGGAGCCTTACAGGAGATTCTGAACGAGTCAGAAAACCAACCAGCCTCGAAACCCAAACGCCTGACTATTTTGCGCCTCTATCCCCAACTCCAAACATTGAGTTTGGGAGATAGTTACAGTTTGGGTATAAATTCTGCCATCGATCTGACCCTAATTACCCAGTTACCGCAATTGAATCATCGAATTTTGGAAGCAGACGATTTAGAGCAAGCAGAAATGCTGGCCCGCGTTTGGAAAATCGATGCAGTCATCCTCGACGGTACGATTTTGGGAGATCCTCTAGATTACTTGCGCTTGCTCGGTCAATGCGAGCAATTGTCTACCTTACCTTTGATAACTCTGGACGCTCAAACGACTGAAGCAGCCAATCGAGTCGGCAATCTATCTGTTTTTCCCTGCTTGATTCCAGCTGAGCGTCACAATTGCGATCGCCTCTTGCAAGTCATTCAAATCGCTGCCCAGAGCAAGAATCAGGATTACGAAACTTGA